One region of Eupeodes corollae chromosome 1, idEupCoro1.1, whole genome shotgun sequence genomic DNA includes:
- the LOC129942423 gene encoding uncharacterized protein LOC129942423 — protein MVYYSVKFYSILLCVIYIIAGCKCASVSDADVVVTDNSTNPDDPHEIQKAVCTVTAGEVRASAEAITTKTLQGVCGSVEMNLALHNLETKLYKELQEIKLLLRDIRSRNINDIPIKTKPSVSTQEFVHTTKSPITIPELQTTVSPALEETTISPKKSKPNLKSLTTKNHPFKEKSFSYFWKLENFTQHINGSSGRVESPVFSIKGKPLRIKASFNHLRRDFLYLHLVYAVFENRDKFMNNIVLDTGGIFKHIDEKVLFNYKISILDQNNGSNDLESQEFSTLDSGFPIPMSALISPTYSKNNSLLIQISLYL, from the exons atggtttattaCAGTGTTAAATTTTATTCGATTTTACTGTGCGTTATTTATATTATTGCGGGCTGTAAATGTGCTTCTGTTTCGGATGCAGACGTCGTCGTTACAG ATAATTCAACAAACCCAGATGATCCTCATGAGATACAAAAAGCTGTTTGCACAGTTACAGCAGGTGAAGTGCGAGCAAGTGCTGAAGCAATTACAACAAAAACCCTTCAAGGAGTTTGTGGATCCG TTGAAATGAACTTAGCTCTTCACAATTTGGAGacaaaattatacaaagaactacaagaaattaaattacttCTTAGAGATATTCGAAGTAGAAACATCAATGATAttccaatcaaaacaaaaccatcaGTTTCCACTCAAGAATTTGTACACACTACGAAATCTCCAATCACAATTCCAGAACTACAGACAACAGTTTCACCGGCATTAGAAGAGACAACAATTTCCCCAAAGAAATCTAAACctaatttaaaatcattaactACAAAAAATCATCCATTTAAAGAGAAatcgttttcttatttttggaaGCTTGAGAATTTTACACAACACATAAATGGTTCAAGTGGCAGAGTTGAAAGTCcagttttttcaataaaag gaAAACCACTTCGAATCAAGGCATCTTTCAATCACCTTCGTCGAGATTTTCTGTATCTTCATCTTGTTTATGCAGTTTTTGAGAATCGTGATAAGTTCATGAACAACATAGTCCTGGACACAGGAGGTATATTTAAGCATATTGACGAAAAAGTACTATTCAATTATAAGATCTCAATTTTAGATCAG AATAACGGTTCAAATGATTTAGAATCTCAAGAATTCAGTACATTAGATAGTGGGTTCCCAATTCCAATGAGTGCTCTAATATCTCCAACGTATTCAAAGAATAATTCATTACTCATTCAAATATCTctatatttatga